The segment CAGTGCCTCAGGCTGGGCAACCCAATAGCGCTGGCGGGCTGCGCCGGGGTGCAGGCGGTGGTCCTGTTCACCAGCCACCGCCAGCACTTTCATGTGCCGCTCGATGGCGGCGATGGCCGGCAGGAAGCGTTCACGGTTGAAGCCATCGAGGTAGAGCTGGCCTGGCGGCTGGTTGGAGGTGGCGACCACGACCACGCCCTGATCGAACAGCACCTGGAATAGGCGCCCGAGGATGATGGCGTCGCCGATATCGCTGACGAACAGTTCGTCGAAACACAGCACGCGGATCTCACCGGCCAGCTCGCGGGCCAGGGCCTGGAGCGGGTCGGCAGTGCCATTGAGCTGGAACAGCCGCTGGTGAACCCAGGCCATGAAGTGGTGAAAGTGCTGGCGCCGGGCCGCAACAGTCAGGCAGCGGTGGAACAGGTCCATCAGCCAGGTCTTGCCGCGGCCCACCGGGCCCCAAAGGTACAGCCCCTGGGGCGTGCGGCCTTGTTGCAGGGCGCCGAAGCAGGTTTGCAGGGCACTGACGGCGGCGGCCTGGGCGGGATCGGGGGCGAAGCCGCGTTCGCGTAAAGCCTGCTGGTAGAGAGTGTCGGGAGTCATGGGCACCATGGTACGACAGTGCCGGCCTCTTCGCGGGTAAACCCGCTCCCACAGGGGCGACATATAGCCCATGTCGCGTACTGGCTGTGCCGGCCTCATCGCCGGCAAGCCGGCTCCTACAGGTACTGCGCAGGCTTGAGCTCATGCGAGGCCTGTGCAGGCCAACGGAGGGCTCTATCCCTCCTGCAGGCCGACCTTCAACAATGCACCGTCCTTGGCGTCAGTCAACACGTACAGGTAGCCATCCGGCCCCACCCGCACATCGCGGATGCGCGCCTTCAGTTCGCCCAGCAGGCGTTCTTCGTGTACCACCTTGTCGCCGTCCAGTTGCAGGCGGATCAGCTCCTGTGTCGCCAGTGCACCGATGAACAGGTTGTGGTCCCATGCCTTGAACGTCGGGTTGTCGTAGAAGGCCATGCCGCTGATGCCGGGCGACTTCTCCCAGACATGGTGCGGGTCGACCATGCCGTCGACATGCTTGCCCTTGGCCTCGGGGATCGGCAGCAGCGAATAGTTGATGCCATGGGTGGCGATCGGCCAACCGTAGTTCTTGCCGGGCTCGGGGATGTTGATCTCGTCGCCACCGCGCGGGCCGTGCTCGTGGGTCCAGAGCTTGCCGGTCCAGGGGTTGAGCGCCGCACCCTGCTGGTTGCGGTGGCCGAACGACCAGATTTCCGGGCGCACGTTGTCGCGGCCGACGAAGGGGTTGTCCTTGGGTACTTCGCCGTCGGGCAGAATGCGTACGATCTTGCCTTGCAGTTTGTCCAGGTCCTGGGCGGTGGGTCGCTGGTTGTTCTCGCCCAAGGCGATGAACAGGTAACCGTTGCGGTCGAACACCAGCCGCGAGCCGAAATGGTTGCCCACCGACAGCTTGGGCTGCTGGCGGAAGATCACTGTGAAGTTTTCCAGGCGCGCCTGGTCCTGGGACAGCTGGCCGCGGCCTACGGCGGTGCCGGCCTTGCCGTCACTGCCCTCTTCGGCGTACGACAAATACACCGTGCGGTCCTTGCTGAACTCGGGCGAGAGCACCACATCGAGCAGCCCGCCCTGCCCTTCGGCCCACACCTTGGGCACCCCGGCCAGCGGCGGGCCGACCTTGCCTTGGGCGTTGATGATGCGCAGGTTGCCCGGGCGCTCGGTGACCAGCATATCCTTGCCACCGGGCAGGAAGGCCAGCGCCCAAGGGTTGCGCAGGCCGTCGGCGACGGTGCTGACGGTCAACTGGCCCTCCTCGCTTGGGTATTGCTGCTCGGCGGCGGCCTGGGCCAGCAGGGGGAACAGGCTGGCGGCGGCCAGGGTGGTCAACCAGGTGCGTGGGGTCATGCTCGGTTCCTTCGAAGGGCTCAAGGCACGCGCTGCGAATCGCGTGGCGGCCGGGTGGGTTCCAGGTTGGGGGTTTGCTGCTGGCGGCGCAGGTTGTCGCCATTGCCGATACCGCGGTTGTCGAGGGTCGGCGGGCGCGGGTTGGGCTGGGTGGACGGGCCGCGCACCGGCGGCATGGCGGGGACGCTGCCCTGGCGGCTGTTGGGGTTGGCGCGCTGGATGGGGCTGTTGTAGGGGTTGTTGTTGTCGCTGGCGGCCAGCAACGGGGGTGGCGCCTCAGGCGCGGCGTGCAGGGGCAGGCTCAGCAGCAGGCCGAGCGCCAGGGTTGGCAATGTAGGATTCATGCTTCACCTCCTGTACGAAAAGGCGCGCCTGGGCGTTGGATAGCCTACGGCGCGCAGGGTTCGATGCAAAAGTGTGAATGCTTTCCTGATGTTTCAGTGGGGTAACTGATCGCCGGCAAATCAGCCTCTGTTGGGCGTGGTCAGACTGGGGCAAGCTTGTGACGGGCGGCGTACAGGCAGAGCATTTCCATGGCCAGGGTGGCACCGGCCAGGGCGGTGATGTCGGCATGATCGTAGGCAGGGGCCACTTCCACCAGGTCCATCCCCACCAGGTTGATGCCGCGCAGGCCGCCGAGGATTTCCAGCGCCTGCACCGTGCTCAGACCGCCGCATACCGGGGTGCCGGTGCCGGGGGCGTAGGCCGGGTCCAGGCAGTCGATGTCGAACGTCAGGTACACCGGGGTGTTACCAACCCGCTGGCGAATTGCCGTGACGATGGCCTCGGTACCCTGGCGGTGCACCTGGCGGGCGTCGAGGATGGCGAAGCCCTGGCTGTCGTCGTTGGTGGTACGCAGGCCCACCTGCACCGAGCGGGACGGGTCTACCAGGCCTTCGTGTGCGGCGTGCCAGAACATGGTGCCGTGGTCGATACGCCCCTCCTCGTCCGGCCAGGTGTCACTGTGGGCGTCGAAGTGGATCAGCGCCAGGGGGCCATGGCGCCGGGCATGGGCCTTGAGCAGTGGATAGCTGATGAAGTGGTCGCCACCGAGGGTGAGCATGGCGCAGCCGGCGTCGAGGATGCGTTCGGCGTGGGCCTGGATGCTGCCGGGTACCGACTCGGGGGTGCCGCTGTCGAAGGCGCAGTCGCCGTAGTCGATCACCGCCAGGTGGTCGAACGGGTCGAACGCCCACGGCCAGTGCCGGGCCCAGGCCTGCTGCACCGAGGCGGCGCGGATAGCCCGCGGGCCGAAGCGCGCCCCGGGGCGATTGCTGGTGGCGGTGTCGAACGGCACGCCGCTGACCACCACGTCGACGCCACGCAGGTCGCGACTGTAGCGGCGCCGGGAAAAACTGGTAATGCCGGCGTAGGTGCTTTCGGCGGCGGTGCCGTAGAGGCTGTCACGGGTGATGGCCTGGTCGTTGTCCTGGGCGAGTTCCACGGTGTGCTCCTTTTCTTATTGACGGCTACGGAAGGCGGTCCACAGGCGGTTGCGCTGGCGCAGGTCGGCCAGTGCCATGCTGCGGTCGGCGAACAGGCGCTGGCGCACTTCGGCGGGTGGGTAGATGTTCGGGTCGTTGCGGATCGCCTCGTCCACCAGGGGCGTGGCGGCCTGGTTGGCATTGGCGAAGTACAGGGTGTTGGTTAGCGCGGCCACCGACTCTGGGCGCAACATGAAGGCGATGAACGCGCGGGCGGCTTCGGGGTGCGGGGCGCCCTTGGGAATGACCAGGTTGTCCTGCCACACCAGGGTGCCCTCGCGGGGGATGCGGTAGATCAGCTCGAACGGCTTGCCGGCGCGCCGCGCCTGGTCGGCGGCCATGGCCGCGTCGCCGTTGTAGGTGAGTGCCAGGCACACGCTGCCGTTGGCCAGGTCGTTGATCTGGCGGCCGTTGGCTACGTAGCTGACCGAGGGTTGCAACTGCTGCAGCAACTGTTGCGCGGCGTCGAGGTCGGCCTTGTTCTGGCTGTACGGGTCCTTGCCCAGGTAGTTGAGGGTAAGGCCGATCACCTCCTGGGGGGAATCTGGCATGGCAATGCCGCAATCCTTCAGGCGGCTGGCGTACTCGGGCTTGAACAGCAGGTCGAGGCTGTCCAGCGGCACATCCCCCAGGCGCTTGCGCACGGCTTCGACGTTGACGCCCAGGCCGAGAGTGCCCCAGGTGTAGGGCACGGCGTGGCGGTTGCCGGGGTCGGCTTCGGCCAGCTTGGCCAGCAGGTCCTTGTCGAGGTTGGTGTAGCCGGGCATGGCCCGTGCGTCCAGCGGCTGCAGAGCACCGGCCTTCAAGGCGCGGGCCAGCACCGTGGCCGAGGGCACCACCACGTCGTAGCCGCTGGCACCGGTGAGCAGCTTGGTTTCCAGCACCTCGGTGGTGTCGAAGGTGTCGTAGCGGACCTTGTAGCCGGTTTCCTCTTCGAAGCGCTTCAGGGTTTGCGGGGCGACGTAGTCGGCCCAGCTGTACAGGTTGACGACTTTTTCTTCGGCCTGCAGCGGCAGGGCGATCAACAGCGACAGCAAGCACAACGTTCGACGCATGGCGGGCACCTCGGCGAGTGGGTGGATGCCGCCAGCATGCCTATCGGGTTACATTGCAAAAATGGTAACTGTACAAAGCTGACATTCACCAGGAGCAATGTGATGCTTGGGCAACTCCACGACCTCGACCTGCACCTGCTGCGGCTGTTCGTCACTGTAGCCGAGGCCGGCGGCTTCAGTGCCGCCCAAGGGGTGTTGGGGCTCAGCCAGCCCAGCATCAGCCAGCAGATGGCCAAGCTGGAGACGCGTCTGGGTTACCGCCTGTGCAGCCGTGGCAAGCGCGGCTTTCGCCTGACCGACAAGGGCGAGCTGCTGCTGCAGGCGACCCGTGGGCTGCTAATGCAGATCGAGCAGTTTCGCCAGCAGGCCAACGGCGTGGCCGGGCGCCTGCTCGGTACGCTGCGCATCGGACTTGCGGAAAACCAGCATGCGGGCGTGACTCTGCGCATCGCCCGGGCCATCGCGCACTTTCGTCAGCGCGATGAGGCCGTGCAGCTGGAGCTGACCAGCGCGCCCCCGGCGGAGCTTGAGCGCTTGCTGCTGGAGCAGCGGCTGGATTGCGCCATCAGCTACTTTTCCGGCAGCCAGGCAGCGTTCGACTATCAGCCGTTGTTCGAGGAGCGCCAACGGCTGTATTGCGGCAAGGGGCACACATTGTTCGAGGTTGCGCAGCCAACCCGCGAGCAGCTGCTGGAGGCGGATCAGGTGCATCACCCCTACCGGTTTCTGAAACAGGGCGAGCCGTTTCGCAGCTTGCGCAGCATGGCCGTGGCAGAGCAGATCGACAGTGCGCTGACGTTCATCCTGTCGGGCCGGCATATCGGTTACCTGCCCTGCCATTGTGCCGAGCCGTGGGAGGCGCAGGGCCTGCTGCGGGCGCTGGAGCCTGGGCTGGATTTTGTGGTGCCGTTCACGCTGGCGCGGCATCGCGGGCAAGTGGCGCAGGAAGCACTGGTGGCCTTCGTGGAGGATTTGGTGGCGGTTTTTGCTTGAGGTATGGTGGGGCTGTGAGGGCCCTATCGCCGGCAAGCCGGCTCCTACAAGGGGCGTATTGGTATTTGGGGGCGCGATGATTGGCCGATGGTGCTTGATTGTGTTGCTGGGCCTGGGTTTGAACGGTTGCGCGCTGTTTCAGGGGCGTGACCCGTTGAACATCAGCGTGATCGGTATAGAGCCCTTGCCCGGGCAGGGCCTGGAGCTGCGCATGGCGGTGAAGATCCGCGTGCAGAACCCGAACGAAACGCCGGTGGACTTCAACGGCATCGCCCTGAACCTGGAGGTCAACGACCAGCCGCTGGCCGCAGGTGTCAGCAACCAGCGCGGGCATATCGACCGCTATGGCGAGCAGGTGATCGTCGTGCCAGTGAGCATCACTGCCTTTGCCTTCCTGCGCCAGGCCTATGGCCTGAGCCAGGTGGAGTCGCTGCAGGGGCTGCCCTACGTGCTACGTGGCAAGTTGGCGGGCGGCCCGCTGGGCACGCTGCGTTTCACTGATGAAGGCAGGCTCGACCTGCCGGATGCCGCAGGCGGTTGACTCAGCGGCCAGCGTTGGCGGCGGCCATCATCTTGTTGACTTCGCTGCGTACCAGGCTGGTGAACTCGGGCGGCGACATGCCGTCGAGCTCGGCCCGCACCCACTCCGCCCACTTGCCCTTGCGCCGCGGCTTCTCGGCGATCAGTCGGCCTGCTTCGCCCTTGGCCTTGCCCAGGTTGTTCTGCCAGTAGTCGAACAACCGAGCCTTCTCTGCCTCGATCTGCGCCCGTTCCTGAAAGCTCATGTTGGCCAGATTGAAACTCATGGATAGTTCCTGCCGCTGTAAAAATGGCCGCTATCTTACACTGTAGCGGCCGGACGCCGGTAAGCCGCTGCAACTTTCCGGACGCAGCGGCATCCACTGTTCAACCCCAACCCTTCACGAGGATGTGTACATGGCCAGGAAAACCACCGCGCAAGCCGACAATGACCAAATCAAGGACCAGGTGTTCAGCGAGCTTCAGGCATTGATCGAAGAATCGGAAAAACTGCTCAGCGACAGCGCTGCACTGGTAGGCGAGGAAGCCGACAGCCTGCGCGCCCAGCTGGGCCTGAAGCTGCGCCAGGCGCGCCAGGCCACCAGCCGGCTCGGGCAGCGAGCGCAGCCGGTGGTGGAGGCGACCCACGAGTACATCGGTGGCCACCCGTGGCAGACCGTGGCTATTTCAGCCGGATTTGGCCTTGTGGTGGGCCTGTTGCTTGGGCGCCGCCAGTAATCCGTACTAGGCAGCCAAAGCCATGGGGATACCGCTGTGAAAGCGCATCTCCTGGTCGGGTGACATGATCAGCTCGGCCTCCGCTTGGCGTACCAGCTCCACGACCCGGGCGATGTCATCGGCATCGCCGTACTGGT is part of the Pseudomonas fakonensis genome and harbors:
- the zapE gene encoding cell division protein ZapE, with product MTPDTLYQQALRERGFAPDPAQAAAVSALQTCFGALQQGRTPQGLYLWGPVGRGKTWLMDLFHRCLTVAARRQHFHHFMAWVHQRLFQLNGTADPLQALARELAGEIRVLCFDELFVSDIGDAIILGRLFQVLFDQGVVVVATSNQPPGQLYLDGFNRERFLPAIAAIERHMKVLAVAGEQDHRLHPGAARQRYWVAQPEALATVFDQLSPHDPGSEQPLQVGPRQVQVVRHSPQALWCRFADLCEQPLAAMDFMALCDRFPAILVGGIPALSGAQQAGRIARGTEDGAARVVAGDRELPTLAPKDDSVRRFIALVDECYDRRVALYLEAEVPLDALYTQGYLAFPYQRTLSRLREMQLQRFA
- a CDS encoding PQQ-dependent sugar dehydrogenase → MTPRTWLTTLAAASLFPLLAQAAAEQQYPSEEGQLTVSTVADGLRNPWALAFLPGGKDMLVTERPGNLRIINAQGKVGPPLAGVPKVWAEGQGGLLDVVLSPEFSKDRTVYLSYAEEGSDGKAGTAVGRGQLSQDQARLENFTVIFRQQPKLSVGNHFGSRLVFDRNGYLFIALGENNQRPTAQDLDKLQGKIVRILPDGEVPKDNPFVGRDNVRPEIWSFGHRNQQGAALNPWTGKLWTHEHGPRGGDEINIPEPGKNYGWPIATHGINYSLLPIPEAKGKHVDGMVDPHHVWEKSPGISGMAFYDNPTFKAWDHNLFIGALATQELIRLQLDGDKVVHEERLLGELKARIRDVRVGPDGYLYVLTDAKDGALLKVGLQEG
- the speB gene encoding agmatinase, translating into MELAQDNDQAITRDSLYGTAAESTYAGITSFSRRRYSRDLRGVDVVVSGVPFDTATSNRPGARFGPRAIRAASVQQAWARHWPWAFDPFDHLAVIDYGDCAFDSGTPESVPGSIQAHAERILDAGCAMLTLGGDHFISYPLLKAHARRHGPLALIHFDAHSDTWPDEEGRIDHGTMFWHAAHEGLVDPSRSVQVGLRTTNDDSQGFAILDARQVHRQGTEAIVTAIRQRVGNTPVYLTFDIDCLDPAYAPGTGTPVCGGLSTVQALEILGGLRGINLVGMDLVEVAPAYDHADITALAGATLAMEMLCLYAARHKLAPV
- a CDS encoding extracellular solute-binding protein, whose translation is MRRTLCLLSLLIALPLQAEEKVVNLYSWADYVAPQTLKRFEEETGYKVRYDTFDTTEVLETKLLTGASGYDVVVPSATVLARALKAGALQPLDARAMPGYTNLDKDLLAKLAEADPGNRHAVPYTWGTLGLGVNVEAVRKRLGDVPLDSLDLLFKPEYASRLKDCGIAMPDSPQEVIGLTLNYLGKDPYSQNKADLDAAQQLLQQLQPSVSYVANGRQINDLANGSVCLALTYNGDAAMAADQARRAGKPFELIYRIPREGTLVWQDNLVIPKGAPHPEAARAFIAFMLRPESVAALTNTLYFANANQAATPLVDEAIRNDPNIYPPAEVRQRLFADRSMALADLRQRNRLWTAFRSRQ
- a CDS encoding LysR family transcriptional regulator, whose translation is MLGQLHDLDLHLLRLFVTVAEAGGFSAAQGVLGLSQPSISQQMAKLETRLGYRLCSRGKRGFRLTDKGELLLQATRGLLMQIEQFRQQANGVAGRLLGTLRIGLAENQHAGVTLRIARAIAHFRQRDEAVQLELTSAPPAELERLLLEQRLDCAISYFSGSQAAFDYQPLFEERQRLYCGKGHTLFEVAQPTREQLLEADQVHHPYRFLKQGEPFRSLRSMAVAEQIDSALTFILSGRHIGYLPCHCAEPWEAQGLLRALEPGLDFVVPFTLARHRGQVAQEALVAFVEDLVAVFA
- a CDS encoding LEA type 2 family protein translates to MIGRWCLIVLLGLGLNGCALFQGRDPLNISVIGIEPLPGQGLELRMAVKIRVQNPNETPVDFNGIALNLEVNDQPLAAGVSNQRGHIDRYGEQVIVVPVSITAFAFLRQAYGLSQVESLQGLPYVLRGKLAGGPLGTLRFTDEGRLDLPDAAGG
- a CDS encoding DUF883 family protein, with protein sequence MARKTTAQADNDQIKDQVFSELQALIEESEKLLSDSAALVGEEADSLRAQLGLKLRQARQATSRLGQRAQPVVEATHEYIGGHPWQTVAISAGFGLVVGLLLGRRQ